The following coding sequences are from one Triticum aestivum cultivar Chinese Spring chromosome 5A, IWGSC CS RefSeq v2.1, whole genome shotgun sequence window:
- the LOC123103187 gene encoding pentatricopeptide repeat-containing protein At2g38420, mitochondrial-like, translating into MSCSPVPEPDHHRLLATLARHGRLAAAATLFSTAVRTTRALNTILAALCSSPSLLRVAPSVLLLAAPTASPDAATFRVLTSALCRASRPSAAAGLLRCMPSLHLDPDSPLCRAVLSSLCRCAPARDAAAFLDDMRRWGVPPSGLDHRAVLRALLREGMVAEAYEVVREKMGSDGVAPGVADFELMLRAFSERGQFDAVDEAFDEMLLRGLVPGVAVYNVYVAALCKKGDLAGARRMVECMERAGCPPDVRTFGVVVAGCVSAGDAGAARDVAWEAVRRGLRWDTPSMVELVGLLRAGGHVADAHGLLLDVFLHGGCTGVDASTLGQLICASEGACSVITDHPKD; encoded by the coding sequence ATGAGCTGCTCCCCGGTGCCAGAACCTGACCACCACCGCCTGCTGGCCACCCTCGCGCGCcacggccgcctcgccgccgccgccacgctctTCTCCACGGCCGTCCGCACCACACGcgcgctcaacaccatactcgccgCCCTCTGCTCCTCCCCGTCGCTGCTCCGCGTTGCCCCCTCCGTGCTCCTCCTCGCCGCCCCCACCGCCTCCCCCGACGCGGCCACCTTCCGCGTCCTCACCTCCGCGCTCTGCCGCGCAagccgcccctccgccgccgccggcctcctgcGCTGCATGCCCTCCCTCCATCTCGACCCGGACTCGCCGCTGTGCCGCGCCGTGCTCTCCTCCCTGTGCCGCTGCGCCCCGGCCCGGGACGCGGCGGCGTTCCTGGACGACATGCGCCGGTGGGGCGTCCCGCCCAGCGGGCTCGACCACCGCGCCGTCCTCCGCGCCCTCCTGCGGGAGGGGATGGTGGCGGAGGCATACGAGGTCGTCAGAGAGAAGATGGGCTCCGATGGCGTGGCCCCCGGGGTGGCCGACTTCGAGCTGATGCTGCGCGCGTTCAGCGAGCGCGGGCAGTTCGACGCCGTCGACGAGGCGTTCGACGAAATGCTCCTCCGAGGGCTCGTGCCGGGCGTGGCCGTCTACAACGTGTACGTCGCCGCGCTGTGCAAGAAAGGGGACCTGGCCGGCGCGCGCCGGATGGTGGAGTGCATGGAGCGCGCCGGCTGCCCGCCGGACGTCAGGACGTTCGGCGTCGTGGTCGCTGGGTGCGTGTCCGCCGGGGACGCCGGCGCTGCCAGGGACGTGGCATGGGAGGCGGTGCGGCGAGGCCTGCGGTGGGACACGCCGTCGATGGTGGAGCTGGTCGGCCTGCTCCGGGCGGGCGGGCACGTCGCGGACGCGCACGGGCTGCTGCTGGACGTGTTCCTGCACGGCGGGTGCACGGGAGTGGACGCCTCGACGCTCGGGCAGCTGATATGTGCCAGCGAAGGCGCCTGCAGCGTGATCACAGATCACCCGAAAGACTAG